The Bacillaceae bacterium IKA-2 DNA window CCAATAATTGGAAAATGTACTTTCAGATCTTTTACTTCTAATATGTTTCTCGCCATTTTATTGTCCTCCAATTATTCATATTCCCAGCATCGGACTAAACTCTTACCCACTTTAATAAGAGGAGGTTCTTCCGCTTGACACCTACTCGTTGCCAGGTGGCAACGAGTATAAAATTGACAACCCACTTTTATTTGGCCTGGCATTGGAACTGATCCTTCGATAGTGAAAAGTTTTGTTCTTGGCCCTTCCGTCTTTGGTATCGATTTTAATAGTCCGGCAGTATACGGGTGCTTGGGATCTTTAAATAATGTTTTTACATCTGTATATTCCTGCACTCGCCCACCATACATAACGAGTACATTATCCGCTACTTCTGCTACAACTCCCATATTATGTGTGATCAATAACATCGCCGTACCTATGTTTTCTTTTAATTCTTTAATTAACTGCAATATTTGTGCTTGGATGGTGACGTCCAATGCTGTAGTAGGTTCGTCAGCAATTAGTAGATCTGGACTACAGGATAGCGCCATCGCAATCATAACCCTTTGACGCATACCCCCGCTAAGTTGATGAGGGTACTGCTTCAGTCTTTTTTCTGGTAGCGGGATTTTTACCTGTTTTAGCATTTCGAAAGCTACTTCCATTGCCACTTTCTTGGATAGTTTTTTATGAAGAATGATCGATTCAGATAGCTGTTTCCCTATTGTAAATACAGGATTAAGAGAGGTCATTGGCTCTTGAAAGATCATCGCGATCCTGTTACCCCGTATTTTTCTCATTTCTTCATTACTAATCTTGAGCAGATCTTTACCTTTAAAAATAATTTGACCGTCTACTATTTTTCCAGGTGGTTCAGGTATCAATCTCATAATCGACAACGAGGTTACACTTTTGCCTGATCCAGATTCTCCGACTATGCAAAGCGTTTCACCTTTTGACACGTTGAAACTAACACTTTTCACTGCAGGTATTTCTATATCTCCGCTATAAAAGCATGTTGTTAATTCCTTTACTTCTAGTAAATAGTCCTTCATCGTAATACCCCCACTTATCAAATGTATCTAGACTGAAAATAAGCTAGTTAACAAAATTTATTATCGATTGACAAAGTAAAGAATGTTTAACTGAAAATTTCCTGATTTCATAATTCAATTTAAGTCATTTAATCTTAATAGAACTTTATTAATTACTAAAATTTCTTAATTTTTATTCGATTTTAAAACTTTAGAATTTTCAGTTTTTATAACTTAAAACTATACCTCTTGCGAGAAATAATCAAGGGTTATGAATTGTACTCACCTATTTGATTAGCTACTTAGCCTCAGATAAAGTTATCGAATTTCGTTTTGTCGGTCTATGATTAAGGAAATTTTGATAGGCAAATCCTCTTACTTCGTCATCTTTAAAATGCTTTAATAATTCATTAATTAAATTCGGGTACATTGATGCATCCTTTAATTTTTTCAAGGACGTTTCAGTTCCATCAAAATCAGAACCAAAACAAATGTGATTCAATCCGCCTATTGAGCAAAAGTGGTCAATGTGTTTGATCAAATCCTTTATGGTAGCTACCCCATTTTCTTTCACAAATGGTGGGTAAAATAAGTGACTCACAAAGCCACCGTTTTTAAAAAGTATTTCAGCTTGTTGATCCGTTAAATTACGGGGATGGTCACATATTGATCTAGAGTTAGAATGACTGGCAATTGGGTATTCCGCTATCTCCATCACATCCCAAAAGGCATTTTCACTTAGATGAGATACATCGGTCCACACTTGATGATCATTATTTAAATGAACAACTTCCTTACCAAACTCCGTTAATCCGGCCCCTCTTCGTTCTCCGACGCCATCTGCACAGAGATTAGCGTTATTCCAAGTTAATCCCATAGCCTTAATTCCTAATTTGTATAACAATCTTAATTTTGTTAGATCATTATGAAATACATCTGCGCCTTCTAACGTTATCATAGCACCAATTTCATTTGGTCTAAGTTGTTCGATTTCATCCCAAGATATAATCTGTTTCATTTCGGGATGCTTTGCTAAGATTTCATTGTTAAAAATATCAATCTGCTCTAGAGCCACTTGAAATTTATGTTCTGTCTTGACCTGTGGTGGAACAAATATAGCAAAGCACTGTATAAAAACACCTCCCGCTTGTAGGCGCCTAAAATTTGATTTAAGGTTAATTGAGTCACTGAACCTACTTTTTTCAGGACTCCTCCATAGTTTGAGCAGAACATCACAGTGTGTATCTATTACCTTCATAGTTTGTACCTCCTTTACATATCCGCTATTATATACCCTATAATCATATAACCTATCATTTAAAGTTCCAATCCAATTCAAATTTATTGTCTCTTAACAAAATTCCATCCTAACACTGCATATATATCAAGATCGATAATTAAACTCGGTAGGTTCATCGTACGCCTATTATAACCTCTTACATACTTACACCCTATTTTATGCAATTTCTATGCCAAGCTTAGTCACTACTGTTCACAACTTCCCTATCAAATTAAACGCCATAATATCATTACATTTGCCCATTTTTTTTGCTTAAGCAAAATTATTTTGCCTTTTTTTCTACTGAATTAATAGTTTCATAGTTCACAAAAATAATACAAGTACATCGTTCATCCACTACACACAACGGATAGAGCTAGTTGGATGATAGTTACACTTTGATGACATTAAAGTTGGCCCTAATACAATTTAAATTTACTAATTTAATTTCCCCGAAAAAATAAATAGAATTTATATTGTCAATACATTTACACTATTCAAAAAATTCGTTGTAAAATAGAGCACTCGTGAGTATAATGTGTTATAACAATAAATTACTAACGTTGTATTATTAACAGCAGTCCTCCCTAGGACAAAAGTCAACGAAGAGAAAGAGTTCTATTAAATTGTAGTTATTCAACGACTTCTAACTAGACAAGGAGAGTATAAGTTTATGGATGATCAAAAACCTATTATTGGTATAAGTTTAGCCTATTATGGTGTCGAGTCACTGTTTGAAAGAAAATATCATGTAAATGATGCATATATTGAAGCTATAAAAAAATCTGGTGGAATTCCTTTATTAATTCCTATTATGGAAAAAGAAGATCTTTTACAAGTTTTTAATCAAATTTCAGGCTTGTTATTAACAGGGGGAGGTGGGCTTCTTCCCCATATAAAAAAAAGGAGTCGCTTGCCATCATTGTATGAACAAAACCCTATACGTCACCAATTTGATAAACTTCTTGCTAATTTAGCCTTAGATAAAAACTTGCCGGTCATGGGTGTTTGTCGTGGACTTCAAGTGATAAATGAGTGTTTAGGTGGGACTTTACACGAAAACTTAAATGAAGTGACGAATGAAGACCATAGACAAGAAACACTTGGCGATGTACCAAGTCATACGGTTACCCTTGAAGAGAATAGTATTATGTTTTCATGCTTTAATAAAAGTAAGATTAAGGTAAATAGTTTCCATAATCAAGCAGTCAAAGAAGCTGGTCATAGATTAAAAGTAACCGCGAAAAGTAAAGACGGAATAATAGAGGCCGTAGAGGGAATTGAAAACTCTTTTATCTTAGGATTGCAATTTCACCCTGAAGAACAAATGATTGATGATCCATCATTTGCTAAACTATATCAAAAGTTTATTCAAGCTGCAAAAACGACAAATGTTTGACTATAGGCCACTCAATTTAATATCTGATCAAAAACTAAGAATATTTAATTTGAAATAAATATTGATAGAGAAATAGTAAAATTAGGAAAGGAATTGTTTGCATTATCAAAGATATCACCTAAGACTATGGTTAGATCCGAAAAAGACCATTTTTGAAAAATCAGTTGTTAAAAATCATAAAATATAGTATTTTTACAAAAGAAAACAACACTATATTTTGTATCTCAGAGCTACTGAAAACTTTTATAGGTATCAACCAAACTATTAGTTAAGGAATAAGGGTGAGTTAAAACGATGATCCGAAAACAATCACTTCAGTCACTACTACAAATCATCAAAATCTATGAAACTTTAATTAATGAAATCGATGTTGGAGTTCATATTATTGATCAACAAGGAAAAACAATTCTGTATAATAATAAAATGATGGAAATTGAATCGATGACCAAAGAAGATTTTCTTAACAAGGATTTTTTAGATGTGTTTATGTTTGAAGAAGGCCAAGAAAGCACTTTACTTAATGCCTTACATCAACATAAAGAAGTGAAAAATAAAAGACAAACTTACTTTAATAATAAAAGCAAAGAAATCACAACAATTAACAATACATTTCCAATTTACCATCTAGATAAAGTCATTGGAGCCATTGAAATTGCAAAAGATGTTACGGTTATTGAACGATTAATTAGAAAAAATATGGAACATAAAGGAAATACACGTTATTCCTTCGATAGCATCATTGGAGTAAGTCCTGCAATAAAAGAAGTGATTGAAAACACAAAAAGGGCTACTCGTACATCCTCATCAGTTCTCATTATTGGGGAAACCGGAACCGGTAAAGAATTATTTGTCCAAAGTATCCATAATGGAAGCGAACGATCATCCGCTCCTTTTATATCTCAAAATTGTGCCGCAATGCCTGATAGTCTCATAGAAAGTCTATTATTTGGCACTAAAAAAGGGGCATTTACAGGGGCTATCGATCATCCAGGCTTATTTGAACAAGCAGAAGGTGGAACACTTCTACTTGATGAAATAAATTCGTTAAGCCCAATGTTACAAGCAAAACTATTAAGGGCAATTCAGGAAAAATCAATTAGGCGAATAGGCGATACTATTGATAGAAAAATTGATGTACGAATAATTTCGACAATTAATGAGGATCCTATTGAAGCTATTGCCAATCAACGATTAAGAAAGGATTTATTTTACCGTCTTAGTGTCGTTTCACTATTTATTCCGCCATTGCGTGAGCGTAAAGAAGACATTTTACCATTGATAGATCACTTCATTATGAAATATAGTTATATGTTTAATATGAATATAAACGGTGTTTCAGACGGGGTTCTTCTTCAATTTAACAACTATGACTGGCCAGGAAATATTAGAGAGTTAGAACACGTCATTGAAGGTGCTCTCAATTTAATGATTGATGAAGATACTATTGAAGTCTTTCATTTACCGTTTAACCTTAGAAATAAACCCCAAAGTTCCATACCAAATGAACAATCAGTTGTGGGTGTTCACCATGTAGCTGTTAAAGACAAGCATTTACCACTTCGTCATCTTAAGGATTATTTACTAGAAGCTGAAGAATATTATATTAACAAGGCCTTAGAAAGAAATAAATACCATCAAACAAATACCGCAAAAGAGTTGGGCCTTAGTAGACAAAGTCTGCAATATCGAATAAAACGCCTAAATAACGAAAATCTTTAGTTATGTATATTGCCTCTCGTTCAAGCGTAATAAAAAAGATGAAACCTTGGTTCTAAATTTATTCCAAGGTTTCATCTTTTGATTTTCCGAAGACAATCTTCTTCTCCAGTTTATTTTCTATCAAATTAAAGCCAGCAAATCCGTTTTCTAATAATTGATGTTGTTGTTCAAAATCATTACTTGATACAGAAATTATTGTATCTTCTCTGATTTTCATTTGAGTATGTAAATCTTTTAAAAGAATATATCTAATTCCACCACTATATTTTTTCTTTAATTTAACAATATGCATTCCCTGAATAAGTTTATCTTTTAGACTAGGAAAATTGTTGGGACTTACGGTACAACATAGATAACGATGGTTAATACTTGATTGAATAAATTCTTTCATAAGTATGTTTCCAAGTATTTTTTGTAAACCATTCCCTCTATACTTTGGTATAACACAGGTTATTTCTAGGTGAATAACCTTCATTTGTTCATCTTTTGTTAAATCTAAATCACTACCTAAATTTTCCATATTATCCCCTGGATAAAGAAGTGCTCGAAACGCTATTAAACAATTTTTAACGAAGACACCAATGATATGACCCATGTCGTTAAAAATGTGCCTTATTTCTTCTTCCGTTAAAGGCTCTAATGATTCTTTTACTTGCTCATTCTCCAAAACAATACTTTGAACCTGAAGAATTTCAGATATATGCCTTTGATTAAGCTTTTTAACTTGAAATTTTTTGCTTATGCCGTTTGTTTGGCACACTAGAGTTCCTTCATAGATTTTATCCATTTTCTTATTCTCCTTTGAATACCTCATGCTTTTCTGTTAATTCTTTTAATACATTTTCATCAACATCAATCCCCAAACCTGGGCGATTATTTAATCGGATATAAGGTACTTCATAAGCTAAGTTACCTACATCTTTGCCAAACTTTAAAGGCCCTGTTAGCTCTACACTAGTAATATTTTTCTTTGAAAAAGCTACATGAAATCCCGCTGCTGAACCGATTGAAGATTCGACCATGGAGCCAATTTGACAACCTATTCCTGCCATTTCTGCTTGATGTACAAGTTTTGTTGCTGGATAGATTCCACCACACTTCATTAATTTGATATTAATTTTATCAGCGGCTCGTTTTATAATAATTTCTCGCATCTCTCTATTTCCTTTTAACCCCTCATCAACCATGACAGGTATATTGGTTTTTTGTTTTACTTCTAATAAAGAATCAATATCATCAGCTAGTACAGGTTGTTCAATCCAATCAATTTCACACTCTTGAATTCTATTTAATACAAATATTGTGTCAGCACTGTTTACCCAACCTTGATTCGCATCAACACGAATAATTATATCTTTGCCTACTTTTTCTCGTACCGCTTTTATTCGTTCGATATCTTTCCATTTATCAGTCCCTACTTTCATTTTTAACAAACGGTATCCCTCTTCAACTGCTCGAGCAGCTTCAATAGCCATTTCTTCTGGCTCAAGAATACTTAAAACATGAGCAAGCGGAAACTTCTCATGATACTTACCCCCTAATAAATTATAAACAGGTTGATTGACTACTTTACCAATAATATCAAAACAGGCAATGTCAATGGCTGCTTTAGCAGTTGTTGACCCATATATTTTCCGATTCATTACATCATGGATCTTTTCAATATTGAATGGATTCTGTCCCAAAATTGCTGGGATAAGTATTCCTTTTAGAACTTGATAAGTACTTGCCTGCGTTTCTCCCGTTACATGTTCATCTGCAACACCTTCACCATAACCAACAATTCCCTGATCTGTTTCCATTCTGACTATAATAGATGGCATAGATGTATACGTATCATAACTAATGATAAATGGATCTTTTAATGGAAG harbors:
- a CDS encoding sigma 54-interacting transcriptional regulator, whose translation is MIRKQSLQSLLQIIKIYETLINEIDVGVHIIDQQGKTILYNNKMMEIESMTKEDFLNKDFLDVFMFEEGQESTLLNALHQHKEVKNKRQTYFNNKSKEITTINNTFPIYHLDKVIGAIEIAKDVTVIERLIRKNMEHKGNTRYSFDSIIGVSPAIKEVIENTKRATRTSSSVLIIGETGTGKELFVQSIHNGSERSSAPFISQNCAAMPDSLIESLLFGTKKGAFTGAIDHPGLFEQAEGGTLLLDEINSLSPMLQAKLLRAIQEKSIRRIGDTIDRKIDVRIISTINEDPIEAIANQRLRKDLFYRLSVVSLFIPPLRERKEDILPLIDHFIMKYSYMFNMNINGVSDGVLLQFNNYDWPGNIRELEHVIEGALNLMIDEDTIEVFHLPFNLRNKPQSSIPNEQSVVGVHHVAVKDKHLPLRHLKDYLLEAEEYYINKALERNKYHQTNTAKELGLSRQSLQYRIKRLNNENL
- a CDS encoding GNAT family N-acetyltransferase, with amino-acid sequence MDKIYEGTLVCQTNGISKKFQVKKLNQRHISEILQVQSIVLENEQVKESLEPLTEEEIRHIFNDMGHIIGVFVKNCLIAFRALLYPGDNMENLGSDLDLTKDEQMKVIHLEITCVIPKYRGNGLQKILGNILMKEFIQSSINHRYLCCTVSPNNFPSLKDKLIQGMHIVKLKKKYSGGIRYILLKDLHTQMKIREDTIISVSSNDFEQQHQLLENGFAGFNLIENKLEKKIVFGKSKDETLE
- a CDS encoding ABC transporter ATP-binding protein; its protein translation is MKDYLLEVKELTTCFYSGDIEIPAVKSVSFNVSKGETLCIVGESGSGKSVTSLSIMRLIPEPPGKIVDGQIIFKGKDLLKISNEEMRKIRGNRIAMIFQEPMTSLNPVFTIGKQLSESIILHKKLSKKVAMEVAFEMLKQVKIPLPEKRLKQYPHQLSGGMRQRVMIAMALSCSPDLLIADEPTTALDVTIQAQILQLIKELKENIGTAMLLITHNMGVVAEVADNVLVMYGGRVQEYTDVKTLFKDPKHPYTAGLLKSIPKTEGPRTKLFTIEGSVPMPGQIKVGCQFYTRCHLATSRCQAEEPPLIKVGKSLVRCWEYE
- a CDS encoding dipeptidase, whose amino-acid sequence is MKVIDTHCDVLLKLWRSPEKSRFSDSINLKSNFRRLQAGGVFIQCFAIFVPPQVKTEHKFQVALEQIDIFNNEILAKHPEMKQIISWDEIEQLRPNEIGAMITLEGADVFHNDLTKLRLLYKLGIKAMGLTWNNANLCADGVGERRGAGLTEFGKEVVHLNNDHQVWTDVSHLSENAFWDVMEIAEYPIASHSNSRSICDHPRNLTDQQAEILFKNGGFVSHLFYPPFVKENGVATIKDLIKHIDHFCSIGGLNHICFGSDFDGTETSLKKLKDASMYPNLINELLKHFKDDEVRGFAYQNFLNHRPTKRNSITLSEAK
- a CDS encoding dipeptide epimerase, producing the protein MKIIAVGIYKIHLPLKDPFIISYDTYTSMPSIIVRMETDQGIVGYGEGVADEHVTGETQASTYQVLKGILIPAILGQNPFNIEKIHDVMNRKIYGSTTAKAAIDIACFDIIGKVVNQPVYNLLGGKYHEKFPLAHVLSILEPEEMAIEAARAVEEGYRLLKMKVGTDKWKDIERIKAVREKVGKDIIIRVDANQGWVNSADTIFVLNRIQECEIDWIEQPVLADDIDSLLEVKQKTNIPVMVDEGLKGNREMREIIIKRAADKINIKLMKCGGIYPATKLVHQAEMAGIGCQIGSMVESSIGSAAGFHVAFSKKNITSVELTGPLKFGKDVGNLAYEVPYIRLNNRPGLGIDVDENVLKELTEKHEVFKGE
- a CDS encoding gamma-glutamyl-gamma-aminobutyrate hydrolase family protein (Members of this family of hydrolases with an active site Cys residue belong to MEROPS family C26.), with amino-acid sequence MDDQKPIIGISLAYYGVESLFERKYHVNDAYIEAIKKSGGIPLLIPIMEKEDLLQVFNQISGLLLTGGGGLLPHIKKRSRLPSLYEQNPIRHQFDKLLANLALDKNLPVMGVCRGLQVINECLGGTLHENLNEVTNEDHRQETLGDVPSHTVTLEENSIMFSCFNKSKIKVNSFHNQAVKEAGHRLKVTAKSKDGIIEAVEGIENSFILGLQFHPEEQMIDDPSFAKLYQKFIQAAKTTNV